The genomic DNA GCATTTGTGGTATTATTTGCAATTATTGACATAACCGGATCCATCCCGGTTATATTAAACCTTAAAAGCAAGGGTGCATATTATAATCCAACCAAGACCACCATCTTATCTCTGTTAACTATGATTGGATTCCTGCTTGCCGGAGAAGTAATCCTGAAATTATTCAATGTAGATGTACAATCATTTGCTGTGGCTGGCTCACTCATTATCTTTGTTTTAGCTATTGAAATGATTTTTGGCGTTGAGATTTTCAAGTTGGAAAGTGAATTTAAAAATACGACAATCATTCCTCTCGTATTCCCATTGATCGCCGGAGCCGGAACCTTTACATCTCTCCTTTCTCTGAGAGCTGAATACAATGTATTAAACATAATTCTGGCTCTGATTTTTAATATGATAGTTGTCTTTTTTGTATTACGATTTATCACTAAAATCGAAAATATTCTCGGAAAAGGTGGCACCTATATACTTCGCAAGTTTTTTGGCGTAATCCTGTTAGCTATTTCTGTTAAATTATTCACCTCTAATGTCGCAATAATTATTGGAGAAGCATTTAAAGGTGTAATAAAATAAGAAAACTATCTTTCGTTCTCTTTTTCTTCTTTATTATCTGCTTCTTGCTCCCAATAACTATCTTCATCAACAATCTCGTCTGATTCGTCTATAAAGATGGACTCCCTTTGCGGGCCTTGTTTACGATACCAATATGCCAAAGCCAAACCAGATATAGCACCTGATAAATGCCCCTCCCAAGAGGTTTCAGGTGATATCAGTTCTGAAATTGGGAACATGTTCCATACTATACTTCCATAAATAAAAGCTACTATCGCAGATAAAGCCATCAACGCACGACTCCGGCGTATTATTCCACTAAAAAAAAGGAAAAATGCCACGCCGTATATCAATCCGCTTGCTCCGATATGATAAGCTGGCCTACCAATTACCCAAGTCAAAAAACCAGACAAAACCCACAAAAGGCCAAAAACTCTAAAACAGATCTCCCCATAGAAGAAGAAGAGTGCCCAAAGTAGCAGAAAAAGTGGAACAGTATTGGACCACAAATGTCTGAAATCATCGTGAATCAATGGTTCGAAGAGAATCCCGTAAAGTTGGTAAAAATCCCTAGGGTAAATACCATATCTCTCAAATTCGACTCCAAACTGAAATCCGACCACCTCTATACCCCAAAGCAACAGCAAAAAACTGCACGGGAAATACAGAGCATACAAAATGCGCTTTGTCTCCAAAGTCATACCTTTTCCCATTCTTTTAAACATGTAAATATACCAAATTAGACCGACCAGAAACTCATTTCGTTAAATATTTTCCCAATCCCCACTTTTTTTTTGTCGAAACCTTTGTTGCATCTGAATATTTTTTTAATTTTGAAAAAACAGAAATTTAACATTTTATCAACTACAATTTACCACACATATGAGTTACCTTAAGTTTGATAAAAGCACCCTGATTAACCTAGAGCAATCGCTACCGAAAGAGATGCTGCGCACCAATCACTCGGGTGCATACCATTGCACAACGCTGATAGGTTGTCATACCAGAAAATATCATGGATTATTGGTTATTCCCGTACCTGAAATTGATGAGGACAATCACGTGCTTCTTTCTTCAATAGATGAAACGATCATACAACATGGCGCAGAATTCAACCTTGGTATTCATAAATATCAGGGAGACAATTATAGTCCTAAAGGACATAAATACATTCGGGAATTTGACTATGAGGTAGTTCCGCGCGTAACCTTTCGTGTAGGAGGGGTTATATTATCAAAAGAAAAATTGTTTGTTTGGGGTGAAGACCGGATTATCGTTAAATACACGCTTATTGATGCTCATTCACCAACAACCCTGAGATTAAGACCATTCCTTTCCTTTCGAAATGTAAATGATCTTACCCAGGAGAATGAATATATAAATAAGGCATATCAAGAGGTTGAACACGGGATTAAGACATGTCTTTACCCGGGGTATCCTGAATTGTTTATGCAGACAAATAAAAAAAATAATTTCGTTTTTATTCCTGATTGGTACAAAGGGATAGAATACTCTAAAGAAATAGAAAGAGGATTTCCCTTTAAAGAAGACCTTTACACTCCGGGGTATTTTGAACTTCCAATTAAAAAAGGAGAGAGTGTATATCTCTCAGCCGGGACAAGTCAGGTAAATGCAAAAAGGCTGAAAGCCATATACGAAACAGAAGTAAGCAAAAGAGACCATCGTGATAGCTTATATAACTGTCTTAAAAATTCAGCACAGCAGTTTTATAATTACAAAGACGATTCAAAACATTACCTTCTGGCAGGTTACCCATGGTTTAAAGTGCGGGCACGAGACACATTCATAGCCCTGCCAGGATGTACCCTTAGTATTGATAAAAAGGATAATTTCGAGAAGATCATGCATACAGGGTTAGAGGCTTTGATTAAATTCATAAAAAAGGAAAAGCCAGACCCCATTATCAAAGAGATCGAACAGCCAGATGTTCCACTATGGGCTATTTGGGCAATACAACAATATTGTAAGGAATACGGTACCGAAGAATTATGTTCTAACTTTGGAACAATCACTGAAATAATTGAATTTATCAGAACAGGAAGACACCCAAACTTGTTTTTACACGACAATGGCCTTCTTTATTCTTATGGAAAAGAAAAGGCTATTTCCTGGATGAATTCATCTATTGGTAATTTACCTGTTGTTCCCCGCTCGGGATATCTTGTTGAATTTAATGCGTTATGGTATAATGCACTTAGATTTGCCGCAAAGCTTTACCGAAAAAAAGGCCAAGAAAATGAGGCTAATGAACTAGAAATTCTGGCTGATAAGGTTGGAGATTCTTTTAAAAAGGTATTCAGAAATGAAGCGGGCTATCTTTTTGATTACGTAGATGGCGATTATAAAGACTGGAGCGTTCGCCCCAATATGCTTTTCGCCATATCTCTGGAATACAGCCCTCTAAATAAACAAGAGCGAAAACAGGTTCTTGATTATGTAACAAAAGAGTTACTTACGCCTAAAGGGATTCGGTCATTAAGCCCCAAAAGCCAAGGCTACACACCGTATTATGCTGGTCCACAAGCACATCGTGATTACGCTTATCACCAGGGAACAGCATGGCCATGGTTAATGGGTTTCTACCTTGAAGCCTACTTAAATATTTTCGGTATGAGCGGTCTCACATTTGCAGAAAACAGACTTATCAGTTTTGAAGATGAAATGGCGAATAATTGTGTAGGTACAATAAGTGAATTGTACGATGGTAATCCTCCGTTTACAGGTCGTGGAGCTGTCTCTTTTGCCATGAACGTGGCTGAAATTTTGCGGGCGATGAAGTTGATTAAATCTTTTAATATTTAATACCATAATTAATGAAAGCACTAATGTTTGGTTGGGAGTTTCCACCTCATATTCTTGGGGGATTGGGAACAGCGAGCTACGGGCTTACAAGAGGTATGGCAAGCTGTGGTGATATGGACATCACATTTGTTATACCGAAACCGTGGGGTGATGAGGATAGAAGTTTTCTGAAAATTATCGGAGCCAACTGCACTCCCGTTGCATGGCGGGATCACCAGTGGGACTATGTTAACCAAAGAATCGGACATTGTATGAATCCGCAGGACTATTATGATTTGCGGGACCATATTTATGCCGATTTCAACTACATGCACCATCTTAATGATTTAGGATGTATAGAATTCTCCGGAAGATACCCTGAAAATCTATTAGAGGAAATCAACAATTACTCCATTGTTGCCGGAGTCATTGCCAGAACTTATCCGTTTGACGTAATCCATTCTCACGACTGGCTTACTTATCCGGCGGGTATTCATGCAAAACAAATAACAGGAAAACCACTTGTTATACATGTGCATGCAACCGATTTTGACAGAAGCCGTGGCAATGTAAACCCTCAGGTTTTTGCAATTGAGAAAGACGGTATGAATTGGGCTGACCATATCATTTGTGTTAGCGATCTGACCAGAAAGACAGTAATTGAAAAATATCAGATTGATCCCCGGAAAGTTTCTACAGTCCACAATGCGGTAGAACCCATCAGTCCGGAAATAGAAGCTATCGAGCCTAAAAGAAATACAAAGGACAAAGTTGTTACATTCTTAGGCCGCATTACCATGCAAAAAGGGCCTGAATATTTTGTTGAAGCAGCACACAGAGTCCTCAGCAAAACCAAAGATGTCCGTTTTGTTATGGCCGGGAGTGGTGATAAAATGAATGACATGATTAAGCTGGCTTCAGCCAGGGGAATTGCAGACAGATTTCACTTCACAGGCTTCCTTAAAGGAAAACAAGTGTACGAAATGTTGAAGTCTAGTGATGTGTATATCATGCCCTCTGTTTCTGAGCCATTCGGCATTTCCCCTCTCGAAGCAATGCAAGTGGGAGTTCCCAGTATTATTTCATTGCAATCAGGATGTGCTGAAATTCTTTCAAATGTGATAAAAATCAATTACTGGGACATTGAAGCTATGGCAGACGCAATCTACTCCATAGTGACTTATCCAGCGATGTATGACCATCTAAAAGAAGAAGGGAAAAAGGAAGTCGACCAGATTATTTGGGAAAAAGCAGGTCGAAAGGTAATAGACATCTATAAACAAGTATTAGGTTGGCAGTAAAATTCATAAAAGCCAAAGAAATCAATTTGTAAACCATCAAAAATTTAGACATATGAAAACTATTTGCTTTTACTTTCAAATACACCAACCATTCCGTTTAAAACGATATAGATTTTTTGATATTGGATGTGACCACTATTACTATGATGATTTTAATAATGAGTCAATCATTTCTCGTATTGCTGAACATTCTTATATTCCGGCATTACAAACGATCAGTGAAATGATTTCCGCTTCAAATGGAAAATTTAAAGTAGCTTTCTCTATTTCCGGAACAGCATTGGAACAGCTTGAGATCTATGTACCTGAAGTAATTGAGCATCTAAGAAATCTGGCGAAAACAGGTTGTGTTGAGTTTCTAGCAGAAACTTATGCACATTCACTTGCATCTCTTTATGATGAAGCTGAATTCACCCGCCAGGTTCAAATGCATATCAACAAAATCAAGAACCTCTTTGGATTAACACCAACTGTTTTCCGCAATACAGAGTTAATTTACTCAGATGAAATCGGAGAAATGGCACACAGAATGGGCTTCAAAGGAGTAATTGCCGAAGGAGCCAAACATATTTTGGGATGGAAGAGCCCCAATTATGTGTATAGCTGTGGCGCTGCACCCAAACTTAAACTGTTGATGAGAAACTTTAAATTCAGTGATGATATATCTTTCCGTTTCTCAAATCAAAATTGGAACAATTATCCTTTAACAGCAGATAAATACATGGACTGGGTTGCACAGACTCCTGAAAATGAAAAGCTGGTGAACCTATTCATGAACTTCGATACATTCGGGGAAATGCAATCAAAAGAAAGCGGTATTTTTGACTTTCTTAAGGCATTACCGCAATGTGCCAAAATAAGAGATATCGATTTCCAGACTCCAAGCGAAGTGATTAAGAATAACCAGGCTGTCGACAATATATACGTGATGCACCCCATGTCATGGGCCGATGAGGAACGTGATACAAGCGCATGGTTGGGCAACCGCCTGCAAAAAGATGCTGCCGGCAAATTATACTCTATTAGCGAACGCGTTCGTCTTAGTCATGACCGGCGCTTGATGCAAGACTGGATCTATCTTCAATCAAGTGACCATTTCTATTATATGAGTACAAAACACTCATCCGATGGTGCTGTTCATAGTTATTTCAGCCCTTATGATTCTCCGTTTGATGCGTTTACCAATTATATGAATGTTCTGGGTGACTTCATTGATCGGGTAAATGCCCAGTATCCTGACACGATTGATAACGAAGAGCTAAATGCACTTTTGACAACCATTTACAATCAGGATGCAAAAATCAACCAACTTGAAAGTGAACTCAAGAAACTGAAAAACGGTAAGAAAAAAACGGTTAATTCAGGAGATTAATCTAATAAAAGAAGAAAACAGGAGGTAATTTGAAATATACCTCCTGTTTTTTTATGCCTATTTGATCTTCGATGGTTCATATACAATACTAACCCCATTTAGTGAAGTTATAGTTGGGTTAGGCCCACTAATATCAAGATAATGTATTTCATAGGGATGAGGAGATGGAGCTGAGCCATTATCAATAGCTTCTGCCAATTTTTTCATGTTCCGGATATAGTCAATAGACAACGCTTTTTTCAAATATGGATAATGCCCGCAATAAATATTGTTTATGCCATTGCTCATCAACTTTTCCATTTTATCACAGGATCGGATATAAGTTTTGATCGGTGAAAATGGCCACAATTGTAACCACACCAATCCCGAGCCAAATGCATCGCCGGTAAAACAATTTCCGGCAGACCGGTCAA from Parabacteroides sp. FAFU027 includes the following:
- a CDS encoding MarC family protein, whose amino-acid sequence is MEKLAFNLKEFISAFVVLFAIIDITGSIPVILNLKSKGAYYNPTKTTILSLLTMIGFLLAGEVILKLFNVDVQSFAVAGSLIIFVLAIEMIFGVEIFKLESEFKNTTIIPLVFPLIAGAGTFTSLLSLRAEYNVLNIILALIFNMIVVFFVLRFITKIENILGKGGTYILRKFFGVILLAISVKLFTSNVAIIIGEAFKGVIK
- a CDS encoding rhomboid family intramembrane serine protease, which codes for MFKRMGKGMTLETKRILYALYFPCSFLLLLWGIEVVGFQFGVEFERYGIYPRDFYQLYGILFEPLIHDDFRHLWSNTVPLFLLLWALFFFYGEICFRVFGLLWVLSGFLTWVIGRPAYHIGASGLIYGVAFFLFFSGIIRRSRALMALSAIVAFIYGSIVWNMFPISELISPETSWEGHLSGAISGLALAYWYRKQGPQRESIFIDESDEIVDEDSYWEQEADNKEEKENER
- a CDS encoding glycogen debranching enzyme N-terminal domain-containing protein yields the protein MSYLKFDKSTLINLEQSLPKEMLRTNHSGAYHCTTLIGCHTRKYHGLLVIPVPEIDEDNHVLLSSIDETIIQHGAEFNLGIHKYQGDNYSPKGHKYIREFDYEVVPRVTFRVGGVILSKEKLFVWGEDRIIVKYTLIDAHSPTTLRLRPFLSFRNVNDLTQENEYINKAYQEVEHGIKTCLYPGYPELFMQTNKKNNFVFIPDWYKGIEYSKEIERGFPFKEDLYTPGYFELPIKKGESVYLSAGTSQVNAKRLKAIYETEVSKRDHRDSLYNCLKNSAQQFYNYKDDSKHYLLAGYPWFKVRARDTFIALPGCTLSIDKKDNFEKIMHTGLEALIKFIKKEKPDPIIKEIEQPDVPLWAIWAIQQYCKEYGTEELCSNFGTITEIIEFIRTGRHPNLFLHDNGLLYSYGKEKAISWMNSSIGNLPVVPRSGYLVEFNALWYNALRFAAKLYRKKGQENEANELEILADKVGDSFKKVFRNEAGYLFDYVDGDYKDWSVRPNMLFAISLEYSPLNKQERKQVLDYVTKELLTPKGIRSLSPKSQGYTPYYAGPQAHRDYAYHQGTAWPWLMGFYLEAYLNIFGMSGLTFAENRLISFEDEMANNCVGTISELYDGNPPFTGRGAVSFAMNVAEILRAMKLIKSFNI
- a CDS encoding glycosyltransferase family 4 protein is translated as MKALMFGWEFPPHILGGLGTASYGLTRGMASCGDMDITFVIPKPWGDEDRSFLKIIGANCTPVAWRDHQWDYVNQRIGHCMNPQDYYDLRDHIYADFNYMHHLNDLGCIEFSGRYPENLLEEINNYSIVAGVIARTYPFDVIHSHDWLTYPAGIHAKQITGKPLVIHVHATDFDRSRGNVNPQVFAIEKDGMNWADHIICVSDLTRKTVIEKYQIDPRKVSTVHNAVEPISPEIEAIEPKRNTKDKVVTFLGRITMQKGPEYFVEAAHRVLSKTKDVRFVMAGSGDKMNDMIKLASARGIADRFHFTGFLKGKQVYEMLKSSDVYIMPSVSEPFGISPLEAMQVGVPSIISLQSGCAEILSNVIKINYWDIEAMADAIYSIVTYPAMYDHLKEEGKKEVDQIIWEKAGRKVIDIYKQVLGWQ
- a CDS encoding glycoside hydrolase family 57 protein, which translates into the protein MKTICFYFQIHQPFRLKRYRFFDIGCDHYYYDDFNNESIISRIAEHSYIPALQTISEMISASNGKFKVAFSISGTALEQLEIYVPEVIEHLRNLAKTGCVEFLAETYAHSLASLYDEAEFTRQVQMHINKIKNLFGLTPTVFRNTELIYSDEIGEMAHRMGFKGVIAEGAKHILGWKSPNYVYSCGAAPKLKLLMRNFKFSDDISFRFSNQNWNNYPLTADKYMDWVAQTPENEKLVNLFMNFDTFGEMQSKESGIFDFLKALPQCAKIRDIDFQTPSEVIKNNQAVDNIYVMHPMSWADEERDTSAWLGNRLQKDAAGKLYSISERVRLSHDRRLMQDWIYLQSSDHFYYMSTKHSSDGAVHSYFSPYDSPFDAFTNYMNVLGDFIDRVNAQYPDTIDNEELNALLTTIYNQDAKINQLESELKKLKNGKKKTVNSGD